Sequence from the Balaenoptera acutorostrata chromosome 4, mBalAcu1.1, whole genome shotgun sequence genome:
CAGATGAGAAGTCCCAGGCGAGGGTCCCAGCCTCACACACACCATGCTGTCGATATTATCACTGCAACTGTAACAGCAAAGGGAGGCAGGTGCTGGGCATTGAAAGAAGAGTGTGTGAAAGTCGGAGGGGAAGACCATAGCGGAAGATCCAGACTGCACCCTGGGTTACATGCAAGGATGAGCCCTGGGGCTGCAAAGTCCTTAAGAGGGCAGGTTCAGCTTCACAGGCCTCTTTGATTCTGTGTGCAAACTGTAGACCCACTGTGTGCACACTCTGAGCACACAGCTGTGTGAGCAGGTGCTTGAATCCCGGCTGGCTCAGAGGGCTGCAGGCTGCCTGGGGCGGAGCCTCCGAGCTGGCTTGGTGCCTTTCTGCACTGGACTCCTTCCACGGCAGACCTGAGCCTGCACTTCCCAGATGGCAGCTGCGCCCTGTTTGGCCTTCTTGGGGACACAAACGAATTGCTTTGGTACCTGAGGATGGCAGTAGCAGGAGAGGGTGGTGATGAGAAGGTGGCAGGAGCCGGTATGGGTTTGCCATATAGGGGTGGGGGGCTCAGGTTTACGCAACTTGCTTTAGGTCACgtaataagtggcagagtcaagGCCTGCATCTAGATCAACATGACATAAGGGTTGTACATAacgtgcttcagttttctcatttgtacaaCAGAGAAACTAATGGTCCTTACCTCCCAGTAtggtcatgaggattaaatgagataatcgtGTGACAACCTAGCACACGGCCTAGATAGagcatggtaagtgctcaataatattagccattattattattaatattaacatgCCATTCAATCACCAAAGGCAGAATTACAATGATGATAGCAAAAATTTAGCATGAACACAAGTATGGTGACATTAGAGTTGTTTCTAGTTCCTAAGCATGTTTGGCTTTTCATTAGAAACTAACTTGAAGCTGTGGCATTTCCCCCGATGCCAGCCCCCTGAGCTTACCTGTCAGCCTGTCTATCTGCCTTGGTCCCAGATGGAGTGGCTGTtctgcctgcccctcagaacctcTCTGTACAATCAACCAACATGAAGCATGTCTTGACGTGGAGCCCAGTGATTGTGCCTGGAGAAATAATACACTATTCTGTCGAGTACCAAGGGTGAGttttgttttttcgttttttggtgttttttttttttttttcttcagtttttctcttttagacATTAGTTGATTCCTCTCCAGGAATCACAACCTTCATTCCGGAGCTCAAGGAAGCTTTGTGAGCCCAGGGAGAGGTTATTGCCCATGATCTGCATCCTCTGTCTGCATGGGCACTGAGAGAGTTGAAGCAACAGGGATATTGTCCCATGGATTTGACAGTGAACTCCCCGGGAACACAAACATGTATAAACACTTTTTGGTGAAGCTTCTTTCCAACAGTGAGTCAATTGTCTAATgctgaagaaaattttaagaagaaacgAGTTTGCCTCTGACTTGAGGTGGAGAAATCACTGGGGACTCAGAtcctttgggggtgggggagacctCAGTTTTCCTGACTGTGTGCTTGCCCCTAGAAGCCAAAACAAATTGTGATCCTATAGGTCAGCTGGCCCTTCTCCAGGTGTCCAGGCCCTTGGAGCTGTCAAGGAGTGACAGGGacacagaaggtgctcaatatATTTCATTAACAATTTATacaaactgaacagctacatgtgcAGACATTCTCTTAGGCTCACGGGTACAGTCGACAAAGCTTCTGGACAGAGGGAGCTTACATTTAGAGgaggagacagtaaaaaggtaaagaaataagTACACGAGGTCTGCACTGTCCAGTGTGGTAGCCACTAGACACAGacagctatttaaatttaaattaatcaaagttaaattaaattaaaatgtctcTTTCCCAGTCATACGAGCCACATTTCAAGTTCTTAATAGCCACATGCGGCTAGTAGTTACCATATAGAACAACATGGatagagaacatttccaccaACACGGAAAGTTCTATCGGGCAGCATTGCTGTAGGTAAGTTCAGATAGAAATCATCTCTAGGAGGAAGCTAAAAGCCTGATGCAACAGAGAGTTGACTCTGTGGCAGCTTTTTATCAGATGGTCGGGGAAGGTCTGTCTGAGGATGTGATATTTTAGCCAATACCTGAAGGACAGGAGCAGGCAGCCAATGGGAATGCAGGGGCAGAACACTTGAGGCACAGCGAACGTGACAGCCTGTCGGAGGGGGGGCGAGCAGGCCTGTGTGGAGGGAGCATCACGTTTAGGGGTGTAGTGAGAAGGCCAGAGAGTCTTGTAGGCCATGGGAGAGAGTTTGGATTCCATTCTAGACTCTTTGGAAGCCACTAAGGAGACAAATGTTACGCTCTACTGAGTGATGAATGGTTTGAAGACTGGCAGGAAGGGAAGCAGGAAAATCAGTCAGGAGACACACAGCAAGGCAAGGGATGACAGTGGCTGAGACTGGGGTGGTGAGCGTTCAGATGGAGAGACTGGGACAGAGTGGGGTTTATGCTTGGGCCTCCCTTGTCTGGTGAGAAGGAGTAAGGAGGAAAGGATGGTtggtgagggaggagaggggagaaactGGAGTATGGAGCAAATGCTTGTTTTCCTGACCCATAAAAAGTCAGTGGATGCGACAGTTACTTGAAACCATCATTGAGCCTGGGTAGAAGGGGCTGGTGTGACGCTGTCCCCTCCTGTCTTTGGCCAGAGAGTACGAGAGCCTGTACATGAGCCACATCTGGATCCCCAGCAGCTGGTGCTCGCCCACCCAAGGGCCCGAGTGTGACATCACTGATGACATCACTGCCACTGTACCGTACAGCCTCCGGGTCAGGGCCACCCTgggctccctgacctcagcctGGAGCACGCTGAAGCACCCCTTTAATCGAAACTCAAGTAaggctcttctctcctctctcccctgcccccagcaaccTCCCCTTCAGGAACCGTGCTCACTGAGACTGTCGGGATTCTTTTCAGCATCAGGTTAGTCTTGCAAAGCCAGAGTACTGTGGACGTCAACAACCCTAACCGGTCCATTTTAAAAGGCCAGCTGCTTCCCACAGGCCCTCTCTCTCATTTTGAGAGAGACTTTGGAAACCAGTCCTGTCTCTGGAAGGAACACTGCTCTGGAAGTGGGGAGATGGGGCTAGGACGGCCTCTCCCTACCCTGGTAGTGCCTCATAAATCTTACACTGCCTCCCATCTGGGGCCTCACTAACCccatctttgttgctgtgtgagcATCTTCTTCGTGCAATAGGCTCTATACATGATCAGAGGGACCAGAAACAGTCCTTtggaaataaataacttttctatAGCAATAGAACCtggaaaataattgagaaagaAGTAAGGGAAGAATCCAGATTGGTGACCAAATATGGCAGAGTGCAAATAATGACCAGTGTGTAGAAGGGTGTGTGTGGGGAACAGCAGGAGCAGGGTCTGGATGCCGGGGGTGAGGAAGCAGCTGGTCACATGGTGAAGGGCTTTGGCATAAAGCTTGATCAAATCGGTAGAGGagggtcacagaagaagagagGGTCTAGGCCAGGTCTGTCTTACAGAACAATCACTGGCTGCGGTGTGAAAAGTGAACTGGAGTAGGACAAGCCTTCAGGGCAGGTGAACAGTGAGGACGGCGTTGTAACACTCCAGCTGAGCCAAGGTGGGTCCTGGTCCCagaagtggggaagggatgggaagAAGAGGACAAATTCTAGAGACATTGCTGAGTTAGAAAGGACAGCGCTTGGGGACCAGTTACTGGGAGACAGAGTGGGGGGAGATAATGGTGGCATCCATCTTCCAGATGGGGTTAGTGGGCGTGTCACCCAAGGAAGAGAACCCAGGAGGAGCTACTGGTCTGAGGAATAAGAGTTGCTGCTGGATTTGGGCTCTTTGAGATTGAGATTCCTATAGGATATCATGCCACGGATGTCTGATTGGCAGTTGGAAATCAGGCCCTGGGGCTCAGACAGGTCAGTGTCAGACACACAACACAAAATTAATAGCTAGTGGCTTGAGAGCAGGTGAGATGTCCAGGGACAAGACATGAGGACAAAGAGAAGCCAGGATAGGCTCCTGGAAAACCTTAGGTTTAAAAAGAGGATGGAGGGAAAGGCACTAGGAGGTGCTGGGCGGGGAGAGGGTCATGGAGGGGAGAGCGGATGAGCTGCTGCTGGGCCTGAAGGAGGCCCCTAAATGGGTCCTTGAGAAAGTGGCTTCATGGCGCCGTGGTGATGGTGGAGAGGCTGCCAGCGGGAGGGTTGAATGGAGGCGGGAAGGGGCAGAGCAGGTGTGGATGATAACGTGACCAGTTGGGACATGCAGGAGAGGCAAGGGAAAGGCCTTCAGTGACCTGTTTTCTTGGTGTGGCAGGTGACCCTCTGCTGGGAGTGAGGACAAAGGGAGGTTTGGGGCAGCATCTACAGTAATGGAATGAGTCAAAGGTTACTGAGGAGTATATGAGATTGGGTAGAAATTAGGACGGTTAGAAGGTGAAGGAGCCCACGCTGGAAGGGGCTGAGGAAGGTGAATTTGAAGGGGAAATTGGCCTTCTAGAGTCAGGCAGGGGGGGTTGAAATTCCACCTCAACCCCTTGagtcctcatctgtaagaagGGCAACAGTTTGCCTCACTGGGTAGTTGTGGGCGAGATGAAAAGTGCAAAGTCTCAGGGCGGTGCTGTCTTATCATAGCACTCAGCTAttagtaaatattaatattaattaccTTAGGGATGCCCAGAGCTGAGAGCcagagagcagaggaaggagggaagagctgGGGGCAGCAGTGGGACCATTGGAATGGATACCAATAGGAATTTTGGTGCAGAATGTGGGCTCCTCTTCCCAGTCTCTTTCTCTAGGCACTGGGAGGATACGGTGGAGGCAGTGGGATCCCATTGCAGGCCCTGGGGAAGCCTGAGGGGCGCTGGAGGGTAGTGCAGCTTTGCGTCTGCCTACCGTGCCTGGGCAGCACCCAGAACCACCTCCCTCTGGCTCCTGGAAGCATGGGCTCCAGCCAAGGTCATTGCTGGGGGCTGGCAGCTGTTGGAAAGGAAGGCACGGGGCATTTAGAGATTGAGGGAGTGCCTACAAAGCTATGGGGGTGGGTGTGTGCAGTAGCAACTTGTGCTTGAGAAGGCCAATATAAACAGGAAAAGGGCCACTGCAGGAGGAGCTGCAGAAGGGAGTCTCTGTACCTGCCCCAGAAGCTGCTCCTGTGTGGTCCCCGTGCAGGTGAAGTTAGCTGCAGAGTTGGGATGGAATCGAGACTCTCAAGGGCATTACGTCTGTTCTTTGGCCTTTGAAGAAGGCCACGCTGACTTCTCCCCAGACACatgaaaaatcttattttaaggCTCTCTTGAAAAGGATCTCCTACTCTTAAAGGGAAGCCTGTTGAGAGCAGAGGTTCTTAACCTCAGTTATATGAATTCATGTCACAGGGGAGCTTTAGAACCACTTATCTCCAGGTCCCAAGCCTAGATTCTGATTTAAATGATCTATGTGCATCCTGTTCATTGGGAGTTAAAAAACACCCCACAGCAGAGTCTAGAAACGTGGAAAGACATGGACTCAAATTCTGGCCATTAATTGTGTGATTCTGGgaaagtcactcaacctctctgaggctGTTACATTATCTGTACGATAGGAACAGTATTTACCTTCTTAAGCTTGCTggatggattaaatgagataggtTTGTAGAGTACATAGGACAGAAGTTCCTGTTCCAACTTTGTCAAAAAATTCTCTGAACTGAAATGACATTAGGTCATTTTGTCTAATTCTATTCTCAACATAGATGGAGATCAGGGGATCCAATTCTAATCATGTTTAACTTAAAACTGGAGGAGTCAAACATCTCTTTCCCTACTGGAGGTGTTTCAGACGCAGTTCTAGTGGTGCTGTGTGCTCATATGAAGCCTCTGAACTGGGTAGGTTTTGTACAGTTGGTCCCTGACTTTCCAAGTCCTCATGTTCCTTTTCCAGGCAGCTCTTCAAATGCCAGGAAATACTTTGTTCTCTGAAAACTCCCTGCAGGAACTGCCTTTCTTTTGAGTGTCCACTGACCCCAGTGCAGGAGGATGTAGCCCAGAACACACTCTGCTAAACTTGCCAAGCCAAGGCCAGCAATTGCGGTGGCCCCTCTGGTCCTGCAGCGTCTGGATCCGAGAGGCAAGTCTGGATCCATCATCAGTAACCAGGGACTAAAGACTGTCTGTGTGGGCCCTTCTGTTCTTGGTCTCCTGATAGGAAAGTATCCATGGGGGCTGCTGGCCTCTCTGTTTGGGATCCAGTAATATGAAGGATGGTGCTTGTGCTTATGCTGTAAATTTCTAGAGCTGATTATTGGAATTTGTAAAACCCTCTGACTTTCCAATATCTCCCATTAAGGATATGAGATTGAAGAATCCTTGGACTGAGAATAGAGAGGCCAACCCATCCACAGGCTGCTGATTTGCTGATGTTTGAGAGTCAGCAGCAGCTGGTATATATAACTGATCTATGCGAATTGTAGTAAGTTGTTgtcgtttgtttttttcattcactcatcatTCAAAAAGTatctattgagcacctgctgagtACAGGAGAGGATCAGTGTACACGCCTCTGCACACTGCGAAGGTTTGCGATCcaaacccctcccctcccatgaGCCTGACATGTTTCTACTGATGGCTTGGTCATGGTCTCCCTGGACAAAACTCAGTCCTGTCTGGGGCTGGCTTTgattctctccttgtcttgcCGACAGCCATCCTCACCCCACCTGGGATGGAGATCACCAAGGATGGTTTCCACCTGGTTATTAAGCTGGAAGACCTGGGGCCACAGTTTGAGTTCTTCGTGGCCTACTGGAAGAGAGAGCCTGGTGCCAAGGTGAGACTTTCACCCTTGGCCTTTGAGTTAGACTTTGGAGAAGCAGTCACAGACCTCCGAGAACTGGATGAGGAAAGCCAGCCCCTGCAGTGCTTGCTGTCTGGGGTGGCCTGAGGATGAGCGGGCCTGGGTGAAGTGTGGGAAAGGAGAGATGGGCGTAGGTTGACAATCCCGGCAGCCTCTTCCTCAAAGGACTGCCTTGGTCCAACCCAGACCGTGGCTGGGAGCTGTCTCAGGCCACATTTGCTAAAGTATGAGGGCTGCCCCCTTGCACTAAACTCTGCCATAGTTGGATCCATGATACCTTTACAATGCATTTCTTCTCCCTCATCAGCATGCCTTCTCAGCCATTCTCCCTGCTGTTTACAGGCGGCAGACCAGGGTGTTCCAGATCAGCTGGATGATTTCAAAAGCATATGAGGCTGGCACAAGGCTCTCGAGGGTGTGTATCTGGGCAGGGTGCAGAAGTCGGGGCAGAGAGTCAGGAGCTGGCTGATAAACAACCCTGATTCTGAGCCAATGGGCCACCCGGAATGCCTGGTTGGGGCGCTGCCCTACCCTGTGGGCTGGGTGCTGCGGGCTGGGCTGGGTGAGAGGTCAGCTCTCCCAGAGGGAGTGGCCAAGCATCCTGCAGCCACAACAGCAGAAAGGATGGAGCTTGGGCAGACCTGTGGAGGCCTGTCCAAGCGGAAATGGTGACAAGGCCCACTCGAGTCAGCACAAGGAAAAATAGGCTCTGCCGCAGGGATAATATGGTGCTCTAAGGGGCTCTCACAGACTCCATGATCAGAGCAGGCCCAGAGCCAGGCTGCAGCACAGACTCACTTGCCCAGGGGCCCCCGTCTGTGGAGTCCCTGGTTCCCTCCAGTGGGTCCTCTCTATTGCACTCTTTCCGTGGCCCTCTCCCCAGCTTGCTCGCAGGCCCTGATCCCTCACCACTCCTTCCTGCACATGCCTATGGCTGTGCCTTACCAGGCCTGACTCCTCCTCACCATGTCCTCTCCCCTTGGTCCCTGCTTCTAGCTGCAGGTATCAGTTCCCCAAGATCAGTTCCTAGCAGAGGAAATCTGACTGGTCCTGCTTGTCTTATCAGGCCAAGCTTAGGGGTCGCCGGTTGCTGGCTGGCCTCTGATAGACCCTTTTCAGGCCAAGGGTACCCCTGAACTAATAATGCCAGTGTCTGAGGGACAGGTCATGTGCCCTACCACCCACTCAACGGGGACTGTGGGCTGGGTAGCTTCCCCCAGGAAGGTGGTATGTGTAGGTGGAACAGGCAATAGCCATGGTTTCCAGCATTTATTCCTGCTGGGTCAGGGCCCAGTGGTAGGGGGTGGCATTGCCAGGCGGAGGGAGTCGTGTGGGGGACTGATCAGGGCCTGGGCTGGCCGGGGGCACGCAGGTCCCTAGGGTTCTTCGGGAGGTGCAGAGCCGGTGGTGGGAGAGGAGCACGTGCCCTGAGCCACCTGGGCCTGGCCCAGACACGTCCCCGCAGGTTCAGACGCGGAGCACAGCCCTCAGGGGGTAAGTGGGGGTGGAGGGCTGTgcagatggatggacagacagtgGATGGATGGAAGTGTGAGGAGGCACTGCCCGCAGGCTCCAGTGTTCCTGTGCACTGATCCCCCTGGCAGCAGTGGCCAGGCCAAGCCCCCAGTCAGATTTCTGACCTTCAGGTCTCTGTCCAAATATTACCTTATCAGAGAGGTCTTCCCTAATCACTGTTCTGGTGCTTCCTCATCACTCTCTACCTCTTTGccttgcttcatttttcttcataaccCTCATCACCACCTGATGTGTGTTATATATGGTCTATCTTACCCCCCATAAGCTCCACGAGAGCaggaactttgttttgttcaatGCTGTGTCCCTGTTTTGTTCAGTGCTtacaccagtgcctggcacacagtaggtgctaaataagtaaataaataaataaatatttaagaatggatgaatgaataaatgaacgaatgagAGGAACATTCTGTACGCATCctggaaaggaaatatttacagcttcccttccctccttctccctcttttgtGTCCTGCTCCCCCCAGAGTGTAACTGTTTTCTGTGTTCCTAAAGGAACACGTCAAGATGGTGAGGCATGGGGGCATTCCGGTGCACCTGGAAACCGTGGAGCCAGGGGCTGCACACTGCGTGAAGGTCCGGACGTTCGTGAAGGCCATCGGGAGGCACAGCGCCTTCAGCCAGACAGAATGTATCAAGGTGCAAGGTAAGGCCGCCTGTCTGCCCCTCCTGGGGGATGCTTGTTGCTTGCTGCTTGCTTCCTCTGGTTCTGAGTATCCCCTCGGTTTCCCCGACCTGCTCCCCCAGGCTGGGTGGATCCTGTGGTGAAATTGTTCTGCGTTCTAATCCCCCCCGAAGAGAGTCCAccctggggctgggcaggggtcaCTTGGCAGCTGTCTAGAACACTTTTCCCTGAAAGCTCCCGAGGCCTGAGGCCAGACGTTGCAAGGCTGGTTGACCCGGTGGCAGCTGCCTGTGTATCGGAGGGGGGTGCAGGTGAGGCAGCTGGGGCCTGAGCGTCGGACCTCGTGTGGACATAGCCCACCGTGTAGCACGGCCGCGCTCAGCCGGGAAGGGCCTTATGGAAAGTCTGTAGAATCCTCTTGtttgacttaattttttcccttgaatTTTTTATGGTTTAAAAGCCTGCagtgtaaagaaataaaacaaaaccccacatCCCATGATTCTGCCACACAAACACCACGAGTGACATTTGTGTAtaactttttagtttttaaaaaattatcattttgaaTATTTGGTACATTTATATAGTTCAAAAAATATGATAAGGTACCTGTGAAAccgccttcctcctcctcttcctcatccatgtaattcccacccctcccccagaggTATTAGCTTTTTGTATATCCTTCTAAAGACTTCTCACTACATTTACAAGTAAATGggaatatacttttatatatttcccTTCCTTTTAGCACAAATGTTAGTGCACTCCATGCATGgttctggatcttgtctttttcacTTTACATATCTTGTAGATTTTTCCATATCTAAAAAGAACTTTTTCATCCTTCTTTGTAGCtacatagtattccactgtatgtatatataactaaTTCAACTAGCTCCCTATTGATGGGTATTTAGTTTTTTCTCCCAATATTTTGCTATTACAGCCAATGCTTTCATTAATTACCTTGGGCATAGATCATTTGCTGGTATATTTGAaggataaattcctggaagtaGAGTTGCTGGGTCAAAGGCATACACATTTGAATTTTGACTGCTGTTTCCAAATTGCCCTCTAAAGGGCTGTTAGCCTTTGTGTAGACACATGTTGTTGTTGAATTATATATACACTTTGAGTCTGCTTTTTCACAAATATCACGTCCACAACATTTTCCATGTAGATTTTCTGATTACCATTTTATACTACTTTTTTtgggtctttatttattttttaattgaagtatagttgctttacaatgttgtgttagtttcaggtgttcagcaaagcgattcagttatacatatatatatatgtatataaatctattctttttcagattcttttccattataggttattacaagatactgagtatagttccttgtgctatacagtaggtccttgttggttatctgttttatatatagtagtgtgtatatgttaatcccaaactcctaatttatccctccctcagaCCCTCATTTTATACTACGTTTTAAAACCATGTAAGTCAAGCTTGTTAAAAAATTTGAACAACACAGAAGTATATAAAGTAAGAAGTACACGTTCTCCATTCTCCCCACACCACTCAGGAGGTTTCCTTTGGCAAGTCTGGCATTTAATCTTCCAGTCATCGTGTGATGCCAGTACTCAGAGTCACAGCTGGGACTGTACTGTGCTTACTGCTTTGTACCTCGCTCACCTTCACTGGGTGTTGCTACTGTGAACACCTGTTCATGTCAGTACATATGGATCTACCTCGTTGTTAAAGAACATGCATAACAAGCCAATATATGGGTGTGCCAAAGTATATGTAACCATTCCCCATAAATAGGTATATTCTGTGCTTTCCAGTCTTTTGCCACTACAACCCGTGATGCAGGGAACAAGTTTGTATATATCCTAATTCTCATTTTAATAGCTGAACTCCTGACCTGCCATGATGATATCCCATGATGTATTAAATCATCCTCCATTTGGGGTATTTAGATCACTGCCATCTGCTTTTGAAGATGAtgttcattcactgattcattcattcattcagtgaataaTTATTGAGCACTATGTGCCACCTGCTGGCCCCATCACTGGGAtacagcagggaagtccctgccctcaccGAGCTTACCTTCTAGTTGGGGAGACAGGCTACAAGGCAGTAAACAAATGAGATGGTTTCCCTTGGTGGTACATGCTATGAGAAGGCACAGCAGAGCGTGCTGGGGTGGCGGAAGGTGCAGGGGTGCTGCTTTGGGCAGAGAGGGGGGCTGGTTATGCGAGGCTGTTGCTCTAATAAAGATATTGCTGTGAACTGCTTTCTGCATATGTTTCCTTCCTTGGAATTATTCTTTGGAATCCACTCACAGGAGTGGATGAAAGagtatgaacatttgtgtatctCCTGATGTGTACTGCCAACACATTTTCCAAAATCATTGATACAAACTGTGGGGACCCCAGCCATCTGGAAGAGCCCACCAGCTTCCCTGCAGCTGTGTCGGCTGTGGCACCCTTCACATCCTGGGTGAGCAGTCCAGCCCAGAGGGGCTAAACGAATAGCACAGAGAGATGGGAAAGTAACCCGTCCCCCCTTCCGCATCTCCAGACGTTCAGACTTGGCACTTTCTGATACATCACTTAGTAGAATTTGGAGCCAGCCctacctgtgtgacctggggtaagtcacttaaccctTGCAGGGGCTTGATATATGAGTTATTATGTGACTGTGCTCTGAATTCAGCATTTTCCTCCATCATACGAATCAATGCCAAGAGTAAATTGTGAAATACACTTTGTTTTCAGTTACTGCCCAGCTCCCTTCTGGGCTGTTCTCTTTTGGTGCTTCCCCCTCATCCTGCCCGGGGCCTGGCCCTCTGCCTTCTTCCTGGCAGTGGCTCAGAGGTACGTGCAAACACAGCTAGTGGCTTAACAGATGATACgcctccctttcccttccc
This genomic interval carries:
- the IL20RB gene encoding interleukin-20 receptor subunit beta; translated protein: MVLEEIETSLIMWFSYALIPCLLVDGVAVLPAPQNLSVQSTNMKHVLTWSPVIVPGEIIHYSVEYQGEYESLYMSHIWIPSSWCSPTQGPECDITDDITATVPYSLRVRATLGSLTSAWSTLKHPFNRNSTILTPPGMEITKDGFHLVIKLEDLGPQFEFFVAYWKREPGAKEHVKMVRHGGIPVHLETVEPGAAHCVKVRTFVKAIGRHSAFSQTECIKVQGETLPLALALFSFVGFMLILVAVPLSVWKMGRLLRRFCCPVVMLPDTLKITNSPQKLISCRREEVEACVAAGLSSEELLRAWI